A portion of the Osmerus mordax isolate fOsmMor3 chromosome 22, fOsmMor3.pri, whole genome shotgun sequence genome contains these proteins:
- the s100b gene encoding protein S100-B — protein sequence MTDLENSLATIIDVFHKHAEKEGDKHKLKKSELKDLINDELPNLVGQVKDQATMDSLMESLDSDGDSECDFQEFMTFITMVAVCCHEFFEHHEDE from the exons ATGACTGACCTGGAAAACTCCCTGGCCACAATTATCGATGTGTTTCACAAGCAtgcagagaaagaaggggacAAGCATAAACTAAAGAAAAGTGAACTAAAGGACTTGATAAATGATGAATTACCAAATCTGGTTGGG CAAGTGAAAGACCAAGCCACTATGGACAGTTTAATGGAGAGCCTGGATTCAGACGGAGACTCAGAGTGTGACTTCCAAGAGTTCATGACTTTCATCACCATGGTTGCCGTCTGTTGCCATGAGTTCTTTGAGCACCATGAAGACGAGTAG